From the genome of Bradyrhizobium sp. ORS 278:
ATGCTGGGAGATGTCGAGCCCCTCGAGTTCCTGCTCGCGGGACACCCGCAGCGGCACGAAGGCGCTGACGAGCTTCAGCAGGGCCCAGGTCACTCCGCCCGACCAGACCAGGGTGACAGCCACCCCATAGAGCTGCGCCGCGAGCTGCATCGGATGGCCTTCGATGAGCCCGGACGTGCCGCCGATCGCAGCGGTCGCGAATACGCCGGCCAGCACCGTGCCGGTGAGGCCGCCGATGCCGTGAACGCCGAACACGTCGAGGGAGTCGTCATAATTGAAGCGGTGTTTCAGCGAAGTGCAGGCCCAGTAGCAGATGATGCCGGCGAGCGCGCCGATGACGAGGCCATGCCACGGCGCCACGAAGCCCGATGCAGGGGTGATGGTGCCAAGGCCGGCGACCGCGCCAGAAATCATGCCGAGCACCGACGGCTTGCGCCGGGTGGACCATTCCAGCGCGCCCCAGGTAACTGCGCCGGCGCAGGCGGCCAGATGGGTGGTCAGGATCGCCATCACGGCGTGGGCGTTGGCGCCGAGCGCCGAGCCGCCATTGAAGCCGAACCAGCCGACCCACAGCAGGCCGGTGCCGACCACCGCGAGCGACAGGTCGAAGGGGGACAGATTCTCGCTGCCATAGCCGTGGCGGCGGCCCATCACCAGCGCCGCGACCAGCCCGCCGGTTCCGGCCGACAGATGCACCACGAGGCCGCCGGCGAAGTCGACCACGCCGGCCTGGGCGAGGAAACCGCCGCCCCAGATCCAATGCGCCAGCGGCACATAGACGAAGATGAACCAGGCGACGCCGAACACGAGATAGGCCGAGAAGCGCATGCGGTCGGCGACCGAGCCCGCCACCAGCGCCACCGTGATGATCGCGAAGGTCATCTGGTACAGCATGAAAAGCGCCTCCGGGATCGTCTTGGCGCCGGGATGCACGCTGTCCATCCCCATGCCGGCCAGGAAGGCGCGG
Proteins encoded in this window:
- a CDS encoding ammonium transporter, coding for MGTCASRCLRTSVALAAAGALVFATPASAAAPSTIDAADTAWMIVATALVLMMTIPGLALFYSGMVRKKNVLATMAQSLAAVMLISILWVAFGYSLAFVGDGAWIGSLDRAFLAGMGMDSVHPGAKTIPEALFMLYQMTFAIITVALVAGSVADRMRFSAYLVFGVAWFIFVYVPLAHWIWGGGFLAQAGVVDFAGGLVVHLSAGTGGLVAALVMGRRHGYGSENLSPFDLSLAVVGTGLLWVGWFGFNGGSALGANAHAVMAILTTHLAACAGAVTWGALEWSTRRKPSVLGMISGAVAGLGTITPASGFVAPWHGLVIGALAGIICYWACTSLKHRFNYDDSLDVFGVHGIGGLTGTVLAGVFATAAIGGTSGLIEGHPMQLAAQLYGVAVTLVWSGGVTWALLKLVSAFVPLRVSREQELEGLDISQHGEALQ